A region of Vigna radiata var. radiata cultivar VC1973A chromosome 6, Vradiata_ver6, whole genome shotgun sequence DNA encodes the following proteins:
- the LOC106765288 gene encoding fasciclin-like arabinogalactan protein 2, giving the protein MKNLLLLFPFLFLLLSSAVNGAHNITHILEKHPGFSTFNHYLTVTHLADEINRRQTITVLAIDNGAMNSLLDKHLTLPTLKNVLSLHVLVDYFGAKKLHQINNSTTLVSSMFQATGAAAGTSGYVNITNLKGGKVGFAAEDNDGSLHSFFVKSLQEFPYYISVLQISNPISSADAEAPTAAPSAIDLISIMSKQGCKSFADLLRGSKALPAFKESIDGGLTVFCPTDSAVNGFAPKYKNLTDSQKVSLLLYHGVPLYESLQMLKSSNGLMNTLATEGANKYDFTVQTDGEDVSLKTKINTVSIIGTLIDQDPFVAYKINKVLMPRELFKASDVDDDEAPAESPKPLNRKKGKKGVQDSAADAPADGPSSDSEDQKAADEDSNNVSGLHDGVRLVSAALFSVLIGFLVL; this is encoded by the coding sequence ATGAAGAACCTTCTCTTActttttccctttctctttctcctcctCTCCTCCGCCGTCAATGGCGCTCACAACATCACGCACATCCTCGAGAAACATCCGGGCTTCTCCACCTTCAACCACTACCTCACCGTCACCCACCTCGCCGACGAGATAAACCGCCGCCAGACCATCACCGTGCTCGCCATCGACAATGGTGCCATGAACTCCCTCCTCGACAAGCACCTCACCCTCCCCACCCTCAAAAACGTCCTCTCCCTCCATGTACTCGTCGACTACTTCGGCGCCAAGAAGCTCCACCAGATCAACAACAGCACCACTCTCGTCTCCTCCATGTTCCAGGCCACCGGAGCAGCAGCCGGAACCTCCGGCTACGTCAACATCACCAACCTCAAGGGCGGCAAGGTGGGCTTCGCCGCCGAGGACAACGACGGCTCCCTCCACTCCTTCTTCGTCAAGTCCCTCCAAGAATTCCCCTACTACATCTCCGTCCTCCAAATCAGCAACCCCATAAGCTCCGCCGACGCCGAAGCCCCCACCGCCGCACCCTCCGCCATCGACCTCATATCAATTATGTCCAAACAAGGCTGCAAGTCCTTCGCCGACCTTCTCAGAGGCTCCAAAGCGCTTCCGGCTTTCAAAGAAAGCATCGACGGCGGCTTGACGGTTTTCTGCCCCACCGACAGCGCCGTCAACGGGTTCGCCCCCAAGTACAAGAACCTCACCGACTCTCAAAAAGTTTCACTCTTGTTGTACCACGGCGTTCCCCTTTACGAGTCCCTGCAGATGCTGAAGTCCAGCAACGGCCTCATGAACACTCTCGCCACCGAGGGAGCCAACAAGTACGATTTCACCGTCCAGACTGACGGCGAAGACGTGAGTCTGAAGACGAAGATAAACACTGTCAGCATAATCGGCACGCTCATAGATCAAGATCCCTTCGTGGCGTACAAGATCAACAAGGTCTTGATGCCCAGAGAGTTGTTCAAGGCCTCCGACGTCGACGACGACGAAGCACCCGCCGAGTCACCAAAGCCATTGAACAGGAAGAAGGGCAAGAAGGGAGTGCAAGATTCCGCCGCCGATGCTCCCGCCGACGGACCCTCGTCGGATTCCGAAGATCAGAAAGCCGCCGACGAAGACAGCAACAATGTAAGTGGATTGCACGACGGCGTAAGATTGGTGTCGGCGGCGTTGTTCAGTGTGTTGATTGGATTTTTGGTTCTATGA
- the LOC106764303 gene encoding nudix hydrolase 2, producing the protein MEAERVELLSVVEDHYGGVVVSVENQEAVDSELFSSILEASMYNWRQQGKKGVWLKLPILHSNLVHTAVKAGFGYHHAEPDYLMLVRWIPETPDTFPANASHRVGVAVFVVNDKKEMLVVQEKSGIFGGTALWKMPTGVVNEGEDICDGAIREVKEETGIETKFVELLAFRQSHKSFFEKSDLMFVCMLEPLSSDIQIQASEIEAAQWMPVEDYAAQPFVQEHEQFDFVAKICSSKLDGNYTGFSNMRTCTSSGKKTYLYLSKRDASLLLASKQDQA; encoded by the exons ATGGAAGCTGAAAGGGTTGAATTGCTTAGTGTTGTTGAGGATCATTACGGAGGAGTTGTTGTAAGCGTGGAGAATCAGGAGGCTGTGGATTCTGAGCTCTTCTCTTCCATATTGGAAGCTTCAATGTACAATTGGAGGCAACAG GGAAAGAAAGGGGTCTGGCTCAAGTTGCCCATACTGCATTCAAATCTTGTTCATACTGCTGtcaag GCTGGATTTGGGTATCACCATGCTGAGCCAGATTATTTGATGCTTGTGCGGTGGATTCCAGAAACTCCTGATACCTTTCCTGCAAATGCTTCACATCGCGTGGGTGTTGCCGTTTTTGTCGTTAACGACAAGAAAGag ATGCTTGTGGTTCAGGAAAAAAGTGGCATATTCGGAGGCACTGCTCTATGGAAGATGCCTACCGGAGTTGTTAAtgaa GGTGAAGATATTTGTGATGGTGCAATTAGAGAAGTAAAAGAAGAGACAGGG ATAGAGACAAAGTTTGTTGAACTTTTAGCTTTCAG GCAAAGTCACAAATCATTCTTCGAGAAATCAGATTTGATGTTTGTGTGCATGTTGGAACCTCTATCCTCTGACATTCAGATTCAGGCCTCAGAAATTGAGGCAGCGCAG TGGATGCCAGTTGAAGATTATGCTGCCCAGCCTTTTGTGCAAGAACATGAACAATTTGACTTTGTTGCAAAAATATGTTCTTCAAAGCTGGATGGCAACTACACAGGTTTTTCTAACATGCGTACTTGTACTTCATCTGGCAAAAAAACCTATCTTTATCTTAGCAAAAGGGATGCCAGCCTTTTGTTAGCTTCCAAACAAGACCAAGCTTGA